Below is a genomic region from Macaca thibetana thibetana isolate TM-01 chromosome 1, ASM2454274v1, whole genome shotgun sequence.
GGCAGAGCACACTGGGCAGGACCAGGGAGCAGTGGAGAGGCTGGTCTAGTTCCTGGAGGGCCtgaagacagagggagggagaggagaggctgTCAGAGTGGACCAGGAGCCAGACTGAGCAGGGCCTTATAGGATGCAGTGGGGACTTGGGCTTTTTACTGTGCATGAGATGGGAAGGTTTTTAAACAAAGGGGCTGAATGGCCTGACATGGCCTTTTACAGGTTCCCTGTGGAATAGGGGTGGAGACAAAGCTGAAGGCAGGGCAGGCTGGTAAGAGCTCCTTGCAGGAACCCAGGTGAGAGACAGTGGCCTGTGGAGCAGGCGAAGAGTGGCAGTTTATGGAGAGAGTCTGAAGTCAGAGACAACAGGGAAAGTATTTATTGTGAGTCCAGCTTATCCAAGGTGAATCTGACTTTCAAGGTCATGGCCACCAGGTCAACAGTTTAGCCTAAAGGAGTCCTTGGCTGACACTGACATCCTCTCTTTTGACTCCAGTCCTCCAGAAGCTGGAGGAGAGGCCGCTTTTCACATTAAAACTCTCACCCAGCGCTTGCAGGAGAGGCCGGGTCTGAGCCTGCTCTGAGACGTGCCATGCGGCTCTCAGGGGTGTCAGGCTGAGGGCGTCCATCTACATCTGGCAAGATGCCGCTCCCTGCAGCAGAGTCACCAACTCACGGCCTCCAGCCACAACTGACAACCCCAGACCAACTGTGTCTGTTAATGCCAAGGATCCCCTATGAAAGCAGCTGAAAAGATGAGTAAACATGATCACAATCACGataataacagcagcagcagccaacACTCCGCACATTCACTAAGTGCCAGGCCCTGCGCTAAGCATTCTGCTCAAGGTAAGCTCAGATAAGCTTTATGAGCCATAGGGTAGATACTgcgattatccccattttagagatgaggggtTTGGAGCTCAGAGACACTAGGTAATCAGccgaaggtcacacagccagacaGTGACAGAGCCAGGGTGGAAATTGGGGTCTCTTCTCCAGCCTTTAGTCTTCCAGACTGAGCGGCTCTTGGCTGAACGGACCCTCCCAAGGGCTCACCAGGCAGATCCACCTTGTTTTACCTCCTCATCGCCTTGGCTCTGGCTCCACTGTCCCCACCCTTCTCCTCCGAGACAGGGCCAGCCCTCGACATGTACCCCCTCTACCTCCCCACGCGCAGTTCCACCAGCTCCCCAAGTCAAAGGCTTCCCCATTTCCTACCTACAGCAAGACCACATTAACTCCAGGTAGAGGGCCAGGTGGTTGGAACCGGGCGTTGCTTTTAGAGAGACGAAAGCCAAGTTGGTCTCTACTTCCTGCAGAGACAACAAACTCATACCTTAGCCAGGCCCTCAGGGACCATCTCTAATGACTATGTAATGACTAAGGTGTTTGATAAAATAACACGACCACAGGAAGATTGTTTCTGCCACCTCCATGGCCTCCTTTTGGGCCAGGCCCTGTGGTAAGTACACAGCCAAACACAACCCTGCTGCCCAGTTGGGGCTGATGGCCCATCTGtaccattttgcagatgtggaaactgaggctcagaaaagctaAGTAACCTGCTCAGGATTTTGCAGTTAGTTGGGGGTAGGGGAAGGGGGGGAGTGAAATAACAATTTGCAGTTTCACTGCCTACACAGCCCACTCTCCCAAAGACTGTCACACCAGCTAGATGAGGGAATGCGCCCCGAATCACGTTCTCCAGCAGGTTAAACATCGCACCTGCAATTGTGCTCTATTTACTTTCAACCAACCCATTCTTTTCTCCATAAACCACGCAGCATCCTACCCTTGTCAGAATCATCAAAGGCCCAATTAACCCTGAATGCCGTGGTCCCTCCTCTGCAAACTGCCCCCAAAACCATGGCATTTCAGGCTGGGAATATTACAAAGCTGGTGGAAAACCAGCCCAGCAGGCAAGCAAGCATTCCCTCTCCAGTGACCCTGTGGGGGGAAGGGAAAGCCCACACACGTAAGAAAACCACCCACAGCAGCTAAATTCCGACTGCCAAGCCTTTATTAGTGGTgataaaaggcagcagaaacagcACAGGGCTTTCTACTCCCAGGTGGGGGCTGCAGTTCCAGGAATTAGTCATGTTTTGACTGGTAGAGTTATGGAATTTATAATGGAGGCCCTGGAGAAATTAAACCCAGATTACGGCCAACCCCTTCCCCCTGCCGAATGTCTCCAGTGGGAGCAACATGGCAGAGCCCTCAGCCCCTCCAGGAGACTGATCTGCTGGCTGGAAGAGCTGAGCAAAGATCATGACCCCACAAGCACACGGTTACAGAGGAGGTGGCTCTGGCCtaacccccacctccctgggggTGTGTCCACTCCCATTAAACCCTAAGGAGTGGGAGTCAGGTCTGTCCTCCATGTCCCCAGCAGCCCCACCCGGTGTTCGGCAAGGCTTGTCAAGATGAATCTGTGTCTTCAGTTCATCAGTGTTGTCCTTCCTAGGTGAAAGCAATGTCATCTCCCTCGAGGGAGGCAATTGTAGAGGGGACAACCACAGATCTAGGTAatcaggagaatggcctgaatttGAGCGAGTGTCGTTAACTCTGCATGAATTACAGAAGAAGAGTAGGACCCACCTCTCACACTCTGATTTTAGGGCCTCTTAAAATTCTAAAGATTCCTAAGATGGTTGTATATCAAGATCCTAACACCTTAGTGGAAAAGTTAATCAAAAGGACAGGATGAAAAGGAACCTGTCCTAGTAGCATGAATGAGTGCTGGGGCCCGTGCATCATTGTGGAGGCTCCTGGTGTCCTTAGTCCTGAATTTTTGTTGCAGACGTGATTCAGGGAGAAAAATTacctttactgagcacctactatgtgccaggctctgcagAGCCACTTTATAAACATCCTTCAATCCAACAGAGCCTAGCAAAGGGCCAAGGGCACAGAGAAAGTACTTACTGAATTTCATTAAATGGATAAATGACTTTAATTCCCATATCAGCCTTATGAGTTAGGTATTATTATcactactttacagatgaggccaTGGAACCAGAGAAGGGCAGTGCTTTGCCCAAAGCAACACAGCTTGTAAGTGAGGAACAGAGATTCCAGCCTGTGTCTGCCTAACTTTGACAACACAGCTTGTACTCTCTGCCAGGGTTCCTGCTTTCTCAGAAGGGTCTGGCTTCTTGAAACCAGAGATCATGaatgagagagaggggagaggaggtgagAAGCCCATGGGAGCTGTCCAAGACTTGTAGTGCTGAAAGGAAGAGCTAATGGAAAAAGCACAGATGTACACAACTGATGAAGCCTTTCACTTCAGGCTGCCTTTCCTGCCATAACCCAGGCACTAAAATAGCTCCAAAATTGATAAGTAATGGCAACCACTGCTGGAGGACAGGGAAGACCTGTTAGCCCCTCAAACTCACCATGATCCCAAGTATCACTGAAGCCAAATTCCCAACCCAAGACATCAGAAGGGAACAAGGTCCCAGGCAATACAGAAATGTTAGCCTAGAGTCTAGTGAAATACCTATTTTATGGTGTATGTTATCACTCTTGTCTGATCCCTCTCTGAGCCCCTATTCTCCGAGCTACACCCAGAGCCCTGCATTCTCCGGTGATATCACAATTCTGCTACAAGTCTGTCCTCGGTGTGACCCCTGATGTCCTTCAAGAGCTGAGCCTATCAACAATCACCttcatccttccctcccctcaTTCCCCAGACATTCCAGATGTTCCATCTATTTAACCCCCCATACCAGGGTGTCAAAGGCAACCATGGGGGTGGCAGTGGGAACAAGCATTCCAAACAAAAGGAACAGCATCTGCAAAGTCCTGTTCCTCTGGCAAGAGCTGCCTCAGGTATCACTTCCAACAGAGGACACCTCTGACTGTCTACCTCTCCCCGGTGCCAGGTACCCCCGATATCTGTGATACCTCCGTGTCCAGAATGCGATTCTACCTCATCACTccatgtcttagtctgttcctgctgccatagcaaaataccacagactgcatAATCTACAAAGATTAGAAATGTTTGGCTCACAGGTCGGGAGGTCAAGATCAAGGCACCCACAGATGTGGTGTCTGGTAAGTGTCCACTCTCTGATTCCAAGACCGTACCTTATTGCTACATCCTCCAGAAGGGACGAATGCTGTGTTCTCGCATTGTGGAAGAGTGGAGGGCCAGGCAGCCAAGGTCCTCTTTTATGGGGAATTAGTCCCATTCATGAGGATAGAACCCTCATGACAATCACTTACTTCCGAAAAGGCCCCACCTTTTCACCACCACCACAACGGGGATgaggtttcaacatgaattttgtagggacacattcagaccacaacattcagacaagaaaagaaattacccTGCAATGCCTTCCCCCGGGGAAACTAAGCCAGCGCTTTATGATGCTTTAATCATGTTGTATCACTAGCATCTATCTGTCTGTGaccaagtaaaaataaaatgagccaggtgtgtgCCTAAGGACTTGGCCGATAGAGGCTGGTATGTACGAAATAATAGCTAACCTTCATGTGACTGGCGCTCGCTTAGTGTTTTATGTATGTTAACTCATTAAAACGATATGGTAATCATCAAAGCCACCCTGAGGTAGACATCTTTGTTACGCCCGCTTTACAGAGAGGCCAagtgaggcacagggaggttagGAGAGCCAGAAAGCAGCACAGCAGGGACTGCAGTCCAtgcagtctggcttcagagctCATGCGCTTGTCCATTTTCACCATCTGTCTAAGAAAGGGCCCTGGAGGTGGGAGAGGCCATACACTTCTCCtctagaggcaggaggatgctcAGTGTCAATGTCGACTTGGTTATCAGCATCAGCAGAACCTAAACCTTCTGCCAGGGTTATCCTGGGGAACTTAGGCATCCAAAGCCTACCCACACCCAGATGCAAGGGTACTAAGCCCCAGCCTTGGCAGCAGAAATTGGCAGAACTGTATCCTCAGAACTGGGGATGGGTCGCCTGGGGGCTCTTTCCCTTTGTCCCCTCTGccagccccacccagcccctgACCCAGCTGCCAggaccctgcctccctcccccctGCACCTGGCTGCCCTGGCAGACAGCCCCAGACCCCTCGCAGAGGATGAGCCTCCCCAAGCTCTGAGCAGCTGCCAGGCCTTGCTGGAGCCCGGCAGGCATCTTCTGGGCACCACGTGCCACCCCGCTAGGCCTGGCGTGCCAGCAGTTCCGCATTAGGTTGATGGCCCCGCACAGCCCATGGAgctgctatttttaatttaattggaGAGTCAGAGGAGAGAGATGGTACCCAACAAGGGAGTTTTAAAAGCttcgggggtgggggaggggggagaaaaagtgaagaaaagttCATAATTATACACTAGGCAGCCAGATTTGATGCTTGAACAGAAAGGTTAAATGTTACATTCAGAATGAAATGAGGAAAAGGGTTCTGATGACAGTTGCCCAGAgctaaataaggaaagaaaatgtcccTTGCCCATCTCCCCTCCAGGCCCTCCTTTCCCTTGTCCTACATTTCTAAGCTGCCCCCACTTCTGCCTTTTAAGGCTCAGGTGTGTACAAACACAGGAGTTTCAAGTGCAAAGATTGCTGCCCAGGGTGCCCACACCTCGACTGCTATCCAAAAGCAGCTTTCACACAAGCCTGGGAAAATCAATACATCTGCATCTCAGGCCAAGGGAACCAAGAAGGCACAGAAAGCTAAGAAGGCAGCCTGCCACTGTCGGTGATAACACAGGCTTTAGTATGGACAGATGTAGATTCAAAGCTCTCCTCTACCAAGGAACAAATATTGTGGATCAGCTCACTCAATACCTTTATGTCACCTCTTTCAGCTACCTCCAAGTAATGAGCCAAACAGAAATCTGCTGGACAACAACTTTCTAATAGCAAGTGACAGACCCAGATGAGACACTCTCTTCATGCTTCCTTTTCCTGCAGGAAATATAGGGGGTGATGCCTGGAGCTGCCACAGCCGTTTTGTGACCACAACCCAACAAGCCTACACACTGAAGgtggagaaatggaaagataaagaGAGACCTTGGTGCTGTAGATTTGACACTGTTCCCCTGGAGTGTCTACTTGTTGCCTGAGACAAATAAatctgttttggccaattttaGCCTAGTGTTCTAGGCATGCTGAATCCATTCCTAACTCTGACAAATCGTGATTAGCTTGAACTTGAGTGTGAACTTAAACAAGTGCTTAACATCGCTAatctttggttttcttatttgcAAGTGGGGACAAACATCACTCATTTCACAATGTGCacgtgaggattaaatgtgactCCATTTGTAAAACTCTCATCACAATGCTTGGCAAGTGATGGTAGCTGCCATTGTTATCAACACTTCTGTTTAATAGGTGAGTGACATCAACTTAAAAACTTGAAAGTCATTTCTCTTACCTCAGTAGCACATCATAGCTTCACAGTGAGTTCTCATCCCCTATCTTAGCTTGTCTTCAACCCCAAATCTCTGACAGGAGGTGGTTATTACTTCCTATTTTATACTTGATAgactcaaagaggttaaataacttgcccaaggcagCTCAGTTCGTGATAGGGCCACCCTGAAACTCAACCTGACACCAAGTCTGGGGCTTGCACCAGGCTGGTTCTGAGTTGGTCTAAGAATTCTTATTCCAGGCTCCTACTCTTTTCCCTGGGGACTGCTGATGCTTCAACTGTGGGAGCAAACACATGAGAATATGGCTCACGTATTCAAAGACAAGGTGAGCTGGACTCTGCCCTCCAAATCTTCTTCTACTTGCCCTGAGACATCTGGGTTCCTTGAGCTCCAGTCTTCCAAACTACACTTGTTACTCTATTCCAGCTCTTAACATTAAGGAGCCAAGAATCCCTTTCAGAAACTGCTGGATAACACTATGGTTGAGAGCCCAGGCTGGGTTCAAACCCCAGTTCTGGCACTTAACAGAAAACacatttcattaaataaattgtatattgTGGCTCCTttctctgtattagtcagagtaAGCAAAAGAGTTGCTGTAACAAACAGCCCCACACTCTCAGTGGCAGAACATAGATTCCTCATGCCACAGGCTAGTGTTAGTGGGGTTGGGCAGGGGTTTCTGTTCCACCCAGGCACTCAGGCTTCTTCCATCTGCAACTCTTGCCATCCCCTAAGGCTTACACATCCTCCCCATTGACCTATCCCGCAGGCTGTGAAGGGGTATTTTTAAGGTCAGGTGCATGCCAAATGGGCCAGAACTCAGCCACCTGGCCCTATATAACTGCTGAGGACTTGGGAGCATTGCCTCAGTGTGCCATTGAAGGAGAGAACACAGTTACTGATGGTCCCTAGCAACCTCATCTCAGTCCACTCCATTGAAAGTGGCCATCCCTCCACCTCCAGATCACATGACCGTGTCACATTTGATTCATTTCATTCATCATCATCAGAAATATTAACGTATGTACTGTCTACAATAGATCCCACAGGATGCTGTAAGCTGGAAACCAGAAACCTTGTACATCTTTCTCACCTCAAGTCCCCAGTGTCCAGCACAGCTCCTAAAACATGGTAGGTACTTGAATATTCATCAGATATATACCAAACAAatacaagaaagaaggaaaactttcAACAGAATATTGGGACACctgggatggatggatagaatgTGGCAGTGGAAGAACACAGGGTCCAGACCCTTGCCTATTTGGCTCAGTGGCAGCCACTGTTCACAGGCCCCAGACACCTCAGAGACTGCCCTGGCCCCTACCTGGCTCTCTCACACTTATACTCCCTGAGACTCCCCAAGGGGCCGCCCACCCTATCCCCATCCATCACAGGAGCCAGTGCTGCTTCCAAACAAGTTGTTTATTTGCAGATATAAAACAAGGTCCAACCACGGGTGGCAAGGGCATCCCAGGCTCACCTGCAGCAATGCCTCCCTGGCCAGAAAGGGCCTGTAGGACCAGAAATGTCAACTCTTCCCCATCCCCTAGTCAAAAATAATTGGGACTCCTAGCAGAAGCGTTACCCCAGTTAAAACCTACTCAACCAAGAAGAATGAGACAAACCAAGTGAAATGTCAATGAAAAACCAGTGGCTCTCGGGCATGGAGATGGCAATCAGCCACTCATACTCCAATGACAGGCCACCCTGGAAAAACCGTTCCCTGCAGAGTTTCCAAGGATGACATCTTGTCTTTCCCCTTGGGTAGGTCCCACTCTTGCAACAAGATAAAACCTTAGAACCTAAAAAATACACTTATGCCCCCAGAATTCCAAAGCCAGCTCACCCCACCTCACCTCATTCTACCACCACCCAGAACATTTTGCTAAAATTAATCTGCCTGTGCCCATCTAACAGGAGCCCATTCTCAGGAGACAGCCAGTAGGGTCACATCCTCCTATGCTCACCATACTCCTCTCGGGACATCCACTCAGACTGGTAGGTAGAAAGGTGAGCCACCACGGACGCTCCTAGCCAGACACTGAAGTTTCTATTGGAACCCGCCCAGACTGTGGCCTTGGTGGAGGAGACACGATCCCCCATCAGCTCCCTGAACAGGCGCTTTGTGAACCCGGGATAGAGGGTGTTGCCCCCGCAGGCCATCACATGGGAGACCAGCAGGGGGCGCAGGGAGATCTCGCAGGACTCCACGGATTCCACGATGGCCCGTGGGATGCTGGGCCCTGGCTGCTCGAACACCTGCGGGCTAAAGAACATCTCAGGAGCCACCCGCTGCATGGGGGTCAGCTCCACGCGGGAGCCGTCTGGGAGCTGATAGGTGTTGCTCTCATCCAAGCCACTCTTCTGCCTCTCACGAAAGTCCAGGGCCTCCCCCAGATTCTGCGGCACGTAGCACTTGTTCATCTGAGTAATGGCGACCGTCTCCAGCTGAAACAGGCTGCGTCTATCGCAATCTTCCTTAAAGAGGCTCTTGAGGAGATAGGCGGAGAGAT
It encodes:
- the ACTL8 gene encoding actin-like protein 8, with amino-acid sequence MAARTVIIDHGSGFLKAGTAGWNEPQMVFPNIVNYLPCKENPGPSYARRRVSLGIDICHPDTFSYPIERGRILNWEGVQYLWSFVLENHKREHEVPPVIITETPLREPADRKKMLEILFELLHVPSVLLADQLQMSLYASGLLTGVVVDSGYGLTRVQPFHQGRPLPASGKTLEFAGQDLSAYLLKSLFKEDCDRRSLFQLETVAITQMNKCYVPQNLGEALDFRERQKSGLDESNTYQLPDGSRVELTPMQRVAPEMFFSPQVFEQPGPSIPRAIVESVESCEISLRPLLVSHVMACGGNTLYPGFTKRLFRELMGDRVSSTKATVWAGSNRNFSVWLGASVVAHLSTYQSEWMSREEYGEHRRM